The Plectropomus leopardus isolate mb chromosome 15, YSFRI_Pleo_2.0, whole genome shotgun sequence genome has a segment encoding these proteins:
- the hmx2 gene encoding homeobox protein HMX2, whose product MSSAEDSGSKCSSGPISSFTIQSILGTPSDAPRSGNKELSKGPPPPPRRRSLSVSSEEECSGGEDSADCFCSDTGHSEPCTQHQAHNFCLGPAKGLLSGSDGLARRPHLPQPLLQDYKEEQERPCHQMSPLSEERQTDGADKQNNSAKKKTRTVFSRSQVYQLESTFDMKRYLSSSERACLASSLQLTETQVKTWFQNRRNKWKRQLSAELEAANMAHASAQTLVGMPLVFRDNSLLRVPVPRSIAFPTPLYYPGSNLPGLPLYNLYNKIEY is encoded by the exons ATGAGTAGCGCAGAAGACAGCGGGAGCAAGTGCTCGTCGGGCCCGATTTCCAGCTTTACCATCCAGTCTATTTTAGGCACGCCGTCCGATGCGCCACGCTCCGGGAACAAGGAGCTCTCCAAGGGGCCGCCGCCACCGCCGCGGAGGCGCTCACTGTCGGTGTCCTCCGAGGAGGAGTGCAGCGGCGGGGAGGACTCAGCAGATTGCTTCTGCTCTGACACGGGTCACAGCGAGCCATGCACCCAGCACCAAGCCCATAACTTCTGTTTAG GTCCCGCTAAAGGACTTCTATCTGGGAGTGACGGGCTCGCGCGGCGGCCGCACCTGCCACAGCCTCTGCTGCAGGATTacaaggaggagcaggagagacCGTGCCATCAAATGTCACCCCTGTCggaggagagacagacggacggtGCGGACAAGCAGAACAACTCGGCCAAGAAGAAGACGCGCACGGTTTTCTCCCGGAGTCAGGTGTACCAGCTGGAGTCCACCTTCGACATGAAGCGCTACCTGAGCAGCTCGGAGCGGGCCTGCTTAGCCTCCAGCCTGCAGCTGACGGAGACTCAGGTCAAGACGTGGTTTCAAAACAGGAGGAACAAATGGAAACGGCAGCTATCAGCTGAACTGGAGGCGGCCAACATGGCCCACGCCTCCGCACAGACACTAGTGGGGATGCCGCTGGTTTTCAGAGATAACTCCTTACTGCGCGTTCCGGTTCCGCGCTCTATCGCCTTTCCGACGCCCCTTTATTACCCGGGGAGCAACTTGCCAGGGTTACCTTTATACAACCTGTATAACAAGATTGAGTACTGA